One stretch of Roseimicrobium sp. ORNL1 DNA includes these proteins:
- a CDS encoding alkaline phosphatase family protein gives MLRCSLFTLLTAAALLAPAAAELQPKDRHVILISIDGFPAWLWKDPAVTVPNLRKLAADGAQAEAMTVSNPSITWINHTTLVTGVNPRKHGVLFNGLLVRQGPDKPPKIEQWADKTDMVFAPTLYDLAHEKGLVTAEVDWVAVTKAQTIDWSFPELPSPEGKLEQEMIAAGAITPEQITWMQLGPQRKNIAWIDTMWTNAACYVFKKHQPNLLMFHVLNTDLSHHVYGPGSHAGYTALAYADRLIGDLVKAVDESGLRDKTTIVISTDHGFKKVDKYIYPNVVLKKAGHLTALGPKITTCEVAAMTQGGMCFVYVTDPARKAELLPKLKELLAATEGIDKVIDGTEGPTLGMPLPTENPGMGDLILYAKAGFAFNASAAGEEATGPTTNYGGTHGYLNSDPELDGIFIASGAGIKRGVVIPRMANLDVAPTIAKLLKLEIPNVDGKALGEVLE, from the coding sequence ATGCTGCGTTGTTCCCTTTTCACGCTCCTCACTGCCGCCGCGCTCCTTGCCCCTGCCGCCGCTGAGCTTCAGCCCAAGGATCGCCATGTGATTCTCATCAGCATCGACGGCTTCCCTGCGTGGCTGTGGAAGGACCCTGCAGTGACTGTACCGAATTTGCGCAAGCTCGCAGCAGACGGCGCGCAGGCAGAGGCAATGACGGTCTCCAACCCCTCCATCACCTGGATCAATCACACCACGCTGGTCACCGGCGTGAACCCACGCAAACACGGTGTGCTCTTCAATGGCCTCCTCGTGCGCCAGGGTCCCGACAAGCCGCCGAAGATCGAGCAGTGGGCGGACAAGACGGACATGGTCTTTGCCCCGACCCTTTACGATCTCGCTCATGAAAAGGGACTCGTCACCGCCGAGGTGGATTGGGTGGCCGTGACGAAAGCGCAGACCATTGATTGGAGCTTTCCCGAGCTGCCATCACCCGAAGGCAAGCTGGAGCAGGAAATGATCGCCGCGGGCGCCATCACGCCTGAACAGATCACCTGGATGCAACTCGGTCCGCAGCGCAAGAACATCGCATGGATTGACACCATGTGGACGAACGCTGCGTGCTACGTCTTCAAGAAACACCAGCCGAACCTCTTGATGTTTCACGTGCTGAACACGGACCTCTCCCACCACGTCTACGGTCCCGGTTCTCACGCAGGCTACACGGCATTGGCCTATGCGGACCGGCTCATTGGCGATCTCGTGAAGGCCGTGGATGAAAGTGGTCTGCGTGACAAGACCACCATTGTCATCAGCACGGACCATGGTTTCAAAAAGGTGGACAAGTACATCTACCCTAATGTGGTGCTGAAGAAGGCCGGACACCTCACCGCTCTTGGCCCGAAAATTACCACCTGCGAAGTCGCCGCCATGACCCAGGGCGGCATGTGCTTTGTCTATGTGACTGACCCAGCCCGCAAAGCCGAACTTCTGCCCAAGCTCAAGGAACTCCTCGCTGCGACGGAAGGCATCGACAAGGTCATCGACGGCACCGAAGGCCCCACGCTGGGAATGCCTCTCCCCACGGAGAATCCAGGCATGGGTGATCTCATCCTCTACGCCAAGGCAGGCTTTGCCTTCAACGCTTCTGCTGCTGGTGAAGAAGCCACCGGCCCGACCACCAACTACGGCGGCACCCACGGTTACCTGAACAGTGATCCGGAACTCGACGGCATCTTCATCGCCTCCGGCGCCGGCATCAAGCGCGGCGTGGTCATCCCCCGCATGGCGAATCTGGATGTCGCGCCAACCATTGCGAAACTGCTGAAGTTGGAGATCCCCAATGTGGACGGGAAGGCGCTGGGAGAGGTGCTGGAGTGA
- the hisF gene encoding imidazole glycerol phosphate synthase subunit HisF — translation MLTKRIIPCLDVHDGRVVKGTKFLDLRDAGDPVECAVAYNNQGADELVFLDITASSDERRTMVDVVERTAERCFMPVTVGGGIRTVADMRQMLLAGADKVSVNTAAIFNPEVVDEAASAFGCQCLVVAIDAKRNERGSWTVYTHGGRKPAIRDGKELDAIEWAAEVCRRGAGEILLTSMDADGTKAGYDLGLNRTVSEAVTIPVIASGGAGNLDHMVDVLRDGKADAVLAASIFHFGEYTVGDVKRHLQKHDIPVRL, via the coding sequence ATGCTCACCAAACGCATCATCCCCTGTCTCGACGTTCACGACGGCCGTGTCGTGAAAGGCACGAAGTTCCTCGATCTGCGCGATGCGGGGGATCCGGTGGAGTGTGCCGTGGCCTACAACAACCAGGGAGCGGATGAACTGGTCTTTCTGGACATCACGGCCTCCAGCGATGAACGCCGCACCATGGTGGACGTGGTGGAGCGCACCGCGGAGCGTTGCTTCATGCCGGTGACCGTGGGTGGTGGCATTCGCACCGTGGCGGACATGCGGCAGATGCTGCTGGCCGGCGCAGACAAGGTCAGCGTGAACACCGCGGCCATCTTCAATCCTGAAGTGGTGGACGAGGCCGCGAGTGCCTTCGGCTGCCAGTGCCTCGTGGTCGCCATCGATGCCAAGCGCAACGAGCGCGGCTCCTGGACGGTCTATACCCATGGCGGTCGTAAGCCCGCCATCCGTGATGGCAAGGAACTGGACGCCATCGAGTGGGCCGCAGAAGTGTGCCGGCGCGGTGCGGGCGAGATTCTTCTCACCAGCATGGATGCCGATGGCACCAAGGCCGGTTACGACCTCGGCCTGAACCGCACCGTGAGCGAAGCCGTGACCATCCCGGTCATCGCCAGCGGCGGCGCGGGCAATCTGGATCACATGGTGGATGTGTTGCGTGATGGCAAAGCCGATGCCGTGCTGGCCGCGAGCATCTTCCACTTCGGTGAATACACCGTGGGCGATGTGAAGCGCCACTTGCAGAAGCATGATATTCCGGTGAGGCTGTAA
- a CDS encoding GatB/YqeY domain-containing protein: MSITAQLTEDIKTAMKAKDTVALNTVRSLKSALKYAAIEKHGADGELDDTDSIVVIRREIKKRQDSVSQYEAAQRSELAEVEKAEIAVLEKYLPAAMSQTEVEKLVTDAIVETGATSKKDMGKVMKLVQERSAGRVDGKTLSAEVNKRLS, translated from the coding sequence ATGAGCATCACCGCGCAACTCACCGAGGACATCAAGACCGCCATGAAGGCCAAGGACACCGTGGCCCTCAATACCGTGCGCTCGCTCAAGTCCGCCCTGAAGTATGCCGCCATTGAAAAGCACGGCGCCGATGGTGAGCTGGACGACACTGATTCCATCGTGGTCATCCGCCGCGAGATCAAGAAGCGCCAGGACTCCGTGTCCCAGTACGAAGCCGCCCAGCGCTCGGAACTGGCCGAGGTCGAGAAGGCTGAAATCGCCGTACTCGAAAAGTATCTGCCTGCCGCCATGAGCCAGACCGAGGTGGAGAAGCTGGTGACCGACGCGATTGTAGAGACCGGAGCCACCTCCAAGAAGGACATGGGCAAGGTGATGAAACTCGTGCAGGAGCGCTCCGCTGGCCGTGTGGATGGCAAGACGCTGAGCGCAGAGGTGAACAAGCGGTTGAGCTAA
- a CDS encoding aromatic ring-hydroxylating dioxygenase subunit alpha has translation MSLRDSWNIAAQSRELRDQPLARTLFDTPLVIFRDASGVAQALLDRCAHRNMALSEGKVNAGCVECPYHGWRYDGAGHCQHVPSLGDNAKPPRVSVRSFPVVEQQGFIWVWMGDDPTTAASSRPYEFAHLDDRGWTTFVMNTRFEASVEACLENFLDCPHTVYVHKGWFRSPDTRVLRAHVTRDATSACAQFEGEPISTSVVSKLLFPKGKEVVHTDRFILPNVSRVDYAFTPERHFIITSQCTPISEHESQVYTVMTYAFGKIGWLVRLFFEPLSRIIIGQDVDVLKRMTRQLRRFGGAQFSHVETDLLGLHIQGMRRKMERGEPQDADAPGRTIEIRF, from the coding sequence GTGTCACTGCGAGATTCCTGGAACATCGCCGCACAGTCGCGTGAGCTGCGCGACCAGCCGCTGGCGCGTACCCTCTTTGACACGCCGCTGGTAATCTTTCGCGATGCCTCAGGCGTCGCGCAGGCCTTGCTGGATCGCTGCGCTCATCGCAACATGGCTCTCTCCGAGGGCAAGGTGAATGCCGGTTGCGTGGAGTGCCCTTACCACGGTTGGCGCTATGATGGCGCAGGCCACTGCCAGCACGTGCCATCGCTGGGTGACAATGCAAAGCCCCCACGTGTGAGTGTGCGCTCCTTCCCCGTGGTCGAGCAGCAGGGCTTCATCTGGGTATGGATGGGAGATGACCCGACGACAGCCGCATCCAGTCGTCCCTATGAGTTTGCCCATCTCGATGATCGCGGATGGACGACTTTCGTGATGAACACCCGCTTCGAGGCAAGTGTGGAAGCGTGCCTGGAAAACTTCCTGGACTGCCCGCACACGGTGTATGTGCACAAGGGATGGTTCCGCAGCCCGGACACCCGTGTGCTTCGCGCGCACGTCACGCGCGATGCCACGAGTGCTTGCGCGCAGTTCGAGGGCGAGCCCATTTCCACCAGTGTGGTGTCGAAGCTTCTATTTCCCAAGGGGAAGGAAGTGGTGCACACGGATCGCTTTATCCTGCCGAACGTCAGCCGCGTCGACTATGCCTTCACACCGGAGCGGCACTTTATCATCACCTCCCAATGCACCCCGATCAGTGAACACGAGTCTCAGGTGTACACGGTCATGACGTATGCCTTTGGCAAAATCGGCTGGCTGGTGCGGTTGTTCTTTGAGCCGCTCTCGCGGATCATCATCGGCCAGGATGTGGATGTGTTGAAGCGCATGACGCGGCAGCTTCGACGCTTTGGCGGAGCGCAGTTCTCCCACGTGGAGACGGATCTCCTCGGTCTGCACATCCAGGGCATGCGGAGAAAAATGGAACGCGGTGAACCCCAAGACGCAGATGCCCCCGGACGAACCATCGAGATCCGCTTTTGA
- a CDS encoding GH3 auxin-responsive promoter family protein: MLAHFAWKSLCRPAYRRLLSAMRDPHKAQEKVLAGLLQKNAASHFGKTHSLHPRMSVREFQQSVAVSTYEDLRPLIERAAGGEPNVLTSEPVLMFETSSGSTSAAKLIPYTRSLRAEFQEAIRAWIYDLYVSHSAIARGRHYWSITPLHREQRKTSGSIPIGFDDDAEYLGRVEQWLSSKLFAVPASVGKLPDMDACLAATREHLRKARDLRFISVWSPSFLELLLDGFEESPAELWPDLTVVSCWGDAASRSGYASLQKRLPGVKLQAKGLLATEGVMTIPLESLGGCVPCLHSHFYEFVRADASHGDAETLLCDELEAGGEYSILMTTGGGLWRYRIGDRVRCVRLEGRTPILEFVGKEDGVSDLKGEKLNPHFVGRALDALRLKHHLGTAFLMLTPSDDGASYTLLAELGQRPAPSSLSTDLDELLQENPHYQYCRELGQLDAVRIVPVSADAATRYLQRSIALGQRAGDVKPAALHRERGWEAWMKP, translated from the coding sequence ATGCTTGCACACTTCGCCTGGAAGAGCCTCTGCCGGCCAGCGTACCGGCGTTTGCTATCGGCGATGCGCGACCCTCACAAGGCTCAGGAGAAGGTACTGGCTGGCTTGCTCCAAAAGAACGCCGCATCTCACTTTGGGAAAACGCACTCCCTGCATCCGCGCATGAGCGTGCGAGAGTTTCAGCAATCCGTGGCCGTCTCCACCTACGAGGATCTGCGCCCACTCATCGAGCGGGCCGCAGGTGGCGAGCCAAATGTCCTCACCTCTGAGCCGGTGCTGATGTTTGAGACCAGCAGCGGCTCCACCAGTGCCGCGAAGCTCATCCCTTACACGCGCTCCCTGCGTGCTGAGTTCCAGGAGGCCATCCGCGCCTGGATATACGATCTGTACGTCTCTCACTCCGCCATCGCACGCGGGCGGCACTACTGGAGCATCACACCACTGCACCGTGAACAGCGCAAGACCAGCGGCAGTATCCCCATTGGCTTCGATGACGATGCGGAATACCTCGGTCGTGTTGAACAGTGGCTCTCCTCGAAGCTTTTCGCCGTGCCAGCCTCCGTGGGCAAACTGCCGGACATGGATGCCTGCCTCGCCGCAACGCGTGAGCACCTGCGCAAAGCAAGGGATCTGCGGTTTATCTCGGTGTGGAGTCCAAGTTTTTTGGAACTGCTGCTGGATGGTTTTGAGGAGTCGCCCGCTGAACTCTGGCCTGACCTCACGGTGGTGAGTTGCTGGGGCGATGCCGCATCGCGATCCGGATACGCCTCGCTTCAGAAACGACTGCCGGGAGTGAAGCTTCAGGCAAAGGGCCTGCTCGCAACGGAAGGGGTCATGACCATCCCGCTCGAATCCTTGGGCGGGTGTGTGCCGTGCCTGCACTCCCACTTCTATGAATTCGTGCGCGCCGATGCTTCCCACGGAGACGCCGAAACACTCTTGTGCGATGAACTGGAAGCCGGAGGTGAATACTCCATCCTGATGACAACCGGCGGTGGACTCTGGCGGTATCGCATCGGTGATCGGGTGCGGTGTGTCCGGCTGGAGGGCAGGACTCCCATCCTCGAGTTCGTAGGCAAGGAGGACGGAGTGAGTGATTTGAAAGGCGAAAAGCTCAACCCACATTTCGTGGGACGTGCTCTGGATGCCCTGCGACTCAAGCACCATCTCGGCACCGCCTTTCTCATGCTGACACCATCTGATGATGGAGCCTCCTACACCCTGTTGGCTGAGCTTGGCCAGCGCCCGGCTCCATCATCACTTTCCACGGATCTCGATGAACTTCTCCAGGAGAATCCCCATTACCAATACTGCCGCGAGCTCGGCCAGCTGGATGCCGTTCGCATTGTCCCCGTCTCGGCAGACGCAGCCACACGCTATCTGCAGCGCAGCATCGCGCTCGGCCAGCGTGCAGGAGATGTCAAACCGGCAGCCCTCCACCGCGAGCGCGGCTGGGAAGCGTGGATGAAGCCTTGA
- a CDS encoding DUF1328 family protein — translation MLSYTITFLIVALLAAALGFTGIAGTAAGIAKVCFFIFLLLFLVSLFTGRRAA, via the coding sequence ATGCTCTCCTACACCATCACATTCCTCATTGTCGCGCTGCTCGCCGCCGCGCTCGGTTTCACGGGCATTGCCGGCACCGCCGCAGGCATTGCGAAAGTCTGCTTCTTCATCTTCCTGCTGCTGTTCCTCGTGTCGCTTTTCACCGGACGGAGAGCAGCCTGA
- a CDS encoding helix-turn-helix domain-containing protein: MNILIIDNDAKSHHAATQAAQAAGHRATVVPDSGEALSSALHQPYDLALWHVPAANDAPGSSRNVLKEVEHTCPALRVVPYATCEDHTPVDEFMGALISLTEELGQNGHKPGESGTNGEQVVPGARISIKSLEQEHIRRIVENTQSLAEAAEVLGIDAATLYRKRKRYRIAQ; the protein is encoded by the coding sequence ATGAATATTCTCATCATCGACAATGATGCAAAAAGTCACCATGCCGCCACGCAGGCAGCTCAAGCGGCGGGGCACCGCGCCACCGTCGTGCCAGATAGCGGTGAAGCCCTGTCCAGCGCCCTTCACCAGCCATATGACCTTGCCCTCTGGCACGTACCCGCAGCGAACGATGCCCCTGGATCCAGCCGAAATGTCCTGAAGGAGGTGGAGCACACATGTCCCGCCCTCAGGGTCGTGCCTTATGCGACCTGTGAAGACCACACGCCGGTCGACGAATTCATGGGAGCCCTCATCTCCCTGACCGAGGAACTGGGCCAGAACGGACATAAACCTGGCGAGTCCGGGACGAACGGCGAACAGGTCGTGCCAGGAGCACGCATCAGCATCAAGTCCCTGGAGCAGGAACACATCCGCCGCATCGTGGAGAACACACAGTCTCTGGCCGAGGCCGCGGAAGTACTCGGGATCGACGCCGCGACCCTGTACCGGAAGCGCAAGCGCTACCGCATTGCCCAGTAA
- a CDS encoding DUF5069 domain-containing protein: MNFSAPDLSEHPPRSVRIRLGGYVILPRMLDKCRAEIKGTQGPYHYACPIDQRFLQFTGVDSDALKAEVAKGLGDGELLEWIQKNAKNARADWEISQWSAHQESTAPGATGSREFVNEQIKTAGLDKRSDLATWFDWLDADDYVSYGGKA; this comes from the coding sequence ATGAACTTCTCCGCACCGGACCTCTCCGAGCATCCTCCCCGCAGCGTACGCATCCGCCTCGGCGGCTATGTCATCCTCCCACGCATGCTCGACAAGTGCCGCGCTGAAATCAAAGGAACCCAGGGGCCCTATCACTATGCGTGTCCGATCGATCAACGCTTCCTTCAATTCACCGGAGTTGATTCCGATGCCTTGAAAGCCGAAGTCGCCAAGGGACTGGGCGATGGTGAGTTGCTCGAATGGATTCAGAAGAATGCCAAGAACGCCCGCGCTGACTGGGAAATCTCCCAATGGAGTGCGCACCAGGAATCCACTGCACCAGGCGCGACGGGCTCACGTGAGTTCGTTAATGAACAGATCAAAACTGCCGGCCTCGACAAACGAAGTGATCTCGCCACGTGGTTCGACTGGCTGGATGCGGATGACTACGTGAGCTACGGCGGCAAGGCGTGA
- a CDS encoding DUF1501 domain-containing protein — protein MNIGALGFLSLLKDDGVLAAVNPEKPILERAVYDNLPKAPHHAPKAKAMISLFMGGGPSHIDMFDPKPLLKKYDGKLFPGGEIKFDNAGGASREVMASPFEFKKHGECGMELSELIPHTAGIADDICLVRSMNLKGIRNHVAGMRAMDTGTGLNGRPALGSWLTYGLGSENQNLPAFVALVVGKNPPGSPFWASGLLPSMFQGTHVREQEPRIMNLDPPAYLKGAPQDLQLNLLESLNRRHLEQFPGEHDLQARMASYELAARMQIAAREVFDLKKETAATRAMYGLDNDRTRRLGEACVIARRLVERGVRFVQIWDYSWDMHENIFEALQRKCSTVDQPSAALVTDLKSRGMLDSTLVYWGGEMGRLPVIQGRGKGKPGRDHNTDGFSIWMAGGGVKRGHVHGSTDDFGLFAQTDVVYHHDYLTTVLHLMGLNAEKLAYKRGSRNETILNGQPGNVVRGVLA, from the coding sequence ATGAATATTGGCGCGCTGGGATTTCTCAGCTTGCTCAAGGATGACGGTGTGCTCGCCGCAGTGAATCCGGAGAAGCCAATCCTGGAGCGCGCGGTGTATGACAATCTCCCCAAGGCGCCGCATCATGCTCCAAAGGCGAAGGCCATGATCTCGCTCTTCATGGGGGGCGGGCCGAGCCACATCGACATGTTCGACCCCAAGCCGCTGCTCAAGAAGTATGACGGCAAGCTTTTCCCCGGTGGCGAGATCAAATTCGACAATGCCGGTGGCGCCTCACGTGAGGTGATGGCGAGTCCCTTCGAGTTCAAGAAGCACGGTGAGTGTGGCATGGAACTGAGCGAACTCATTCCGCACACTGCGGGCATCGCGGATGACATTTGCCTGGTGCGCTCGATGAACCTCAAGGGCATCCGCAATCACGTGGCCGGCATGCGTGCCATGGATACCGGCACTGGCCTCAACGGCCGCCCTGCTCTGGGGAGCTGGCTCACCTATGGGCTCGGCAGTGAGAATCAGAACCTGCCCGCCTTCGTGGCGCTGGTGGTGGGGAAGAATCCTCCCGGTTCCCCTTTCTGGGCCAGCGGGCTGCTGCCTTCGATGTTCCAGGGAACACACGTGCGCGAGCAGGAGCCGCGCATCATGAATCTGGATCCGCCCGCGTACCTGAAAGGCGCACCGCAGGATCTGCAGCTCAATCTGCTGGAATCGCTGAACCGGCGGCACCTTGAACAATTCCCTGGCGAGCATGACCTGCAGGCTCGCATGGCGAGTTATGAACTGGCCGCCCGTATGCAGATCGCCGCGCGTGAGGTGTTTGACTTGAAGAAGGAAACCGCGGCTACGCGTGCGATGTATGGCCTGGACAATGATCGGACGCGCCGCCTCGGTGAAGCATGTGTCATCGCGCGCCGGCTGGTGGAGCGAGGCGTGAGGTTCGTGCAGATCTGGGACTACTCCTGGGACATGCATGAGAACATCTTCGAAGCACTGCAGAGGAAATGCTCCACAGTGGATCAGCCAAGCGCAGCGCTCGTCACCGATCTGAAATCACGCGGCATGCTGGACAGCACGCTGGTGTATTGGGGTGGTGAGATGGGGCGCCTGCCGGTGATTCAAGGACGCGGCAAGGGCAAGCCGGGTCGCGATCACAACACGGATGGATTCAGTATCTGGATGGCCGGCGGTGGTGTGAAGCGCGGCCACGTGCATGGCAGCACGGATGACTTCGGCCTCTTTGCGCAGACGGATGTGGTGTATCATCATGACTATCTCACCACGGTGCTGCATTTGATGGGACTCAATGCGGAGAAGCTGGCGTACAAGCGCGGTTCACGGAATGAAACCATCCTGAATGGACAGCCGGGTAATGTCGTGCGCGGCGTGCTGGCCTGA
- a CDS encoding biopolymer transporter ExbD, which produces MKSSAISTEPVNVGFQIAPMIDVVFVIMLFFMVMANSVKMERHLSFGLPAHDDKERAVLPPTELDVVIAEDGVVMMNEEQYDAAGQKAMPLFTAALQRISADAVARGDKVLVTIRAEEQASYERIIDVMNAMSKAKLANVTFTVGEE; this is translated from the coding sequence ATGAAGTCCTCTGCCATCTCTACCGAGCCGGTCAACGTGGGTTTTCAAATCGCCCCGATGATCGATGTGGTGTTTGTCATCATGCTGTTCTTTATGGTGATGGCGAACTCCGTGAAGATGGAGCGGCATCTCTCCTTTGGTCTCCCCGCCCATGACGACAAGGAGCGGGCCGTGTTGCCGCCCACCGAACTGGATGTCGTGATTGCAGAGGACGGCGTCGTGATGATGAACGAGGAGCAATATGATGCCGCCGGACAGAAGGCGATGCCACTGTTCACCGCGGCCCTTCAGCGCATCTCAGCAGACGCGGTGGCGCGTGGGGATAAGGTGTTGGTGACGATTCGCGCGGAGGAACAGGCCTCTTACGAGCGCATCATTGATGTGATGAATGCGATGTCCAAGGCGAAGCTGGCGAATGTGACGTTTACAGTGGGCGAGGAGTGA